The region TAGCTGGTGCACTAGGGTCAAAATCCTGCACCAAACGGAACTGCGACGCTCCAACGACGCGGCGCAGGTTTTCGGTGCATTGCTTACTGATTGCGAGGACGGCGGCAACGAAGGAACGCCACGGGAGCCGGCAGTTCGGGGGTCTGCCTATTTATCTCGTAATGGGGCGGCACAGAGGGCTCCTGACGGATTGCCCGAAGTCCTCTGCACGAATTGACTTCCGGCCTGATGCCACTGTACCAACCTGTCCTGATAGGCGGGCGCCTCGTTTGCCAGAAGATGGGCAAGGTTCCCTCTCCCCCTTGCTTTTTGGGAGTCCTCGGCCAGCTACGGGATCGTGCCTGGCCGGTCCTCGGTCGAGTTGTTGTCCGGAGTTGGTGTGCAGCAGTCGGGTTCCCCGCTTTGCCCGGGGCCCTCGCCTGTGGGCGGCGTTCCCTGTCTGATGCGCAGTCTCCTGCGCCGGTTGAGGGCGGCCAATGCCGATGCGAGCACCACGGCTGCGGCGAGGGCTGCGATCAGGGTGCTGTTGTCGCTGATCCAGGCGCTGGCGGCGGCTGACCATACGGCGAGGCTGTTGGCCTGCGCGGTTCCGCCGGTGGCGGCGGGATACCAATACCAGCTGAGGTAGGCGCCGGTTATGGTGAGGATGAAGGCGGCGATGCGGTTGCTGTGCTTGGCCAGGCCGGTGATTCTTCGCCCGAGGGCGGCCCCGGCGATGGCCGTGCCTGCCGAAACGAGCATCAGGACAGTGGCCGAGCCTGCGGCGTAGGCGGCGAAGACCGCGAGCAGCCCGGCGTAGCTGGCGACGGCCTGGGCTTGGGCGATCACGGCCAGGAGCACCCCGAGGGTGCAGCCGAGGGATGCTGCGGCGTATCCGACCCCGAAGGCCACCATGCGCCCGGTTTTGTGACCTGCCCCTGCGGCTTCTTGTGTGCGGGGTTTCGTGGCCCAGGCCGGCAGACGGAGCCGTGGTGTGAGTCCGGTGAGCATGGCCAGGCCCAGCAGGAGAAGGATCACCCCGGTGGCCATTCCCAGCCAGGGCGCTGCGCTGATCAGGGTCCTGGCGCCCGCGCTGACGATCAGCCCGAAGGCTGCCAGGGTCCCGGCGAAGCCGAAGCTGAGCGCGAGCCCGGCCCGGAGCCCGTGGGCCAGACGCAGCGCGAGCGGGCGCGTCCGGGCGTCCCCGATGGTCTGGGCTATCCAGGCGGGCAGGAGGGCGAAACCGCAGGGATTGACCGGGGCAATCATTCCAGCGGCGAAGGCCAGGGCAAGCAGGGCTGTCATTGGGCGCCGGCCTTGGTGAGTTCTTCTTGGATCTTTTCCGCAGACGGGTCGGTGGCCCGGAAGGTAACGTCACCCTTCGCGTCGACCACCACCAGGGTGCTTATGGAGGTGACCTTGTACCGGGTGGTCAGTGTGGCCCCGGTGTCGATGACGGCAGGGAGCTCAGGGGCCTTGATGTAATCGCGGAATCCGTTGATGGTCTCCTTCGGTTCTCGGGGGTCCACGTCCACCAGGAGGTAGTCGGCCGAGCTTCCCAGGGCCGTGGAGGCCTTGTTCAGGGAATCGGCCCCTTTCACACACTCACCGCATCCGACAGAGAAGAAGAACAGTGCTGCGGGCTTACCGTCCGGGATGGTCCGGGTAGTGCCGTCAATGTCGGAGACCGTAACAGCAACGGCACCGGCCGCGTCGGGCGACGAACCGCCTGGCGCGGCCGACGGGCCGCTCGGTGAGCTGGCGCAAGCGGTTGTCAGTGCCATGGCCGCTGTCAGAAACAGGGCGGAGGCGAGGTGCCTGGGCCGGGGAACGGACAGAGAACGGCGGGATCTCGGGTATGTCATGGTGTCTAGTGGTTCCTTCCAGGAATGGGTATGGGGACTCAGGCGGTGCCGTGGTCGGTGCGGTGGTGCTCGGGGGATGCGGGAGGGCAGCAGTCGTCGGTCCTGCGGCGTTTTCGCTGCCTGGTGACGGCGATGATCCCGGCCAGGAGCACCGTGGCGGCCGCGAGTAACACGAGGGGATTTGAGAAGAATCCGGCGATCGCGCCGAGGGCTCCGGCGGCGATGAGGATGGGTCCTGCGCAGCACAGGATCATGGCCGCTGCTATGCCGATTCCTGCGGCCAGTGTGTGGTATCGCCCGGGGCGACCGGTCTGCCGGACGGGTTGATGGCCGGTGTCTGGCTGTTCTGGGTGTTGGGTCATGTCATGTCCTTTTAAAGCTCAGCAGCAGGAGTCCTGCGCCGCGGGGGCCCGCGTGGCGGCCGCGGCGAGGAGGGCGGCGGCCATGGCGGCACCGGCCCGGTGTGCCGCCTCGATGTCCAGGACTTCGCCGTCGGGATGGGAATCCAACCACGGCTGGGCGTCCTCGCGGGAGGCGAAGTAGTGGACCTGGTTGCAGAACGATGACCGCACCGGCCCCGTGCCCGGGTGGCTGATGATGGACACGACGGCGGTGGCCGGCTGTACGGAGGTCACCGTGCCGTCCGCGCCCGTCATCACCCGGATGAGGGTCCCGCTACCCGGGGAGGTCGACTCAATGGTTGCGGCCTTCCCGATCAGGGCCGGGAAGAAGAGAGTGTCCAGGGCGCACCAGGTGTAGAGCTGTTCCCCGGCCAGGGTGAAGCGATGCGGGGTGGGCCGCATCGTCAGGGCCAGGCCGATGATGCGGCCCTCGTCGTCGTACTCGGTGTCCGGGACGGCGGCCAGTCCCTGCCGGACCGTGTCTTCGCTCCGGCCACTGGCGGTGGCCAGTTCGGCGACCGTGACGGGCTCGCCCTCGGCCAGGAGCCGCAGCAGCGGCACGAACAATTCCGGGTCTATTCCGGAGCGCGCGGGGGACAACAGATAGGTGAGGGCCTGGTCGGTGGCGGTCATGGCATTCCTTTGCTTCGGTAGTGGGGGCTGCAGCTCAGGCGCAGCAGGAGAGCTTGGAGACGTCGGTGTTGAAGGCCTTGGCGGCGATCCTGATGCCCTCGGCCATCGTCAGGTAGGGGCTCCAGGCGGCGGCGACCTGCGCGGTGGTCATGCCCGCTTCGAGGATGTAGACGCCGGCGGCGGCGATTTCCCCGGCGTCCTTGGCCACCGCGGAGAGGCCCAGGATCCGTCCGGTGTCGCGGTCCGCGACAACCTTGATGAAGCCGCGGGTGTCGCGGTTGACCACGGCTCGCGGCACGTACTCCAGGGGGAGGACCCGGCACTCGCAGCTGATCCCGGCGGCGACAGCTTCCTTTTCCGTCATCCCGACCGCCCCGATGGCGGGACTGGTGAAGGTGACCCGGGGCAGGTGCCGGTAGTCGACCTCGGCCAGGGCATCGGTGAACGCATTGTCCACGGCCAGGGCGCCGTGGGCCGCTGCGACGTAAACGAACTCCCGATGGCCGGTCGCGTCCCCGGCGGCCCAAACCCGCGGGTTGGACGTGGCCAGGCGGGAATCGACCACGATCTCGCCGGATGCGCCGGTCTTCACCCCGACGGCGTCAAGGTCCAGTCCCTCGGTCACCGGGCGGCGGCCCAGTGCCACGAGGATGTGGGAAGCGCGGAACACCTCCTCGCCCCCGGCCACGTTTGCCGTCACCGAGACCCCGTCCGGGCCGGAGGCCACGGAGTCGGCCATGGCCCGCCGGACCACCCGGATCCCCTCGTCGGCGAACACCCCCGCTAACGCCTTGGACGCCTCCGGTTCCTCCTGCGAGGCCAACCGGGAACGGACCAGCATGGTCACCCGGGAGCCCAGCCGGGAGAAAAGCTGTGCCATCTCCAGGGCAACATAGCCTCCGCCCAGGATCAGCATTGATTCGGGCACCTCGTCCAGTTCCATCGCCGTCGTCGAGGTCAGGTACCCGGCCTCGGCCAGTCCGGGAACGGGGGGCACGTAGGGTGCGGAGCCAGTGGCCACGAGGTAGTGCCCGGCCTCGATCGTTCTCACTGCACCATCCGGGGAGATCACCCGGAGCAGCGGTGCGTCCTGGGTTCCGGTGAACGACGCGTCCCCCGAGATCATCGTCCACCCGTAGTCCGCGGCCAGATCGACGTACTTCTCCGTGCGCATGCTTTCAACCAGCGCGGCCTTGCCCTGAATCAGGGCCGGCATGTCCACCGGGCCCGCCGAGGCCGCCACCCCAGGGAAGCGGGCCGAATCCAACGCCACATGGCGGGCCTCCGCGGCAGCCAGGAGCGCCTTCGACGGGACGCAGCCCGTGTTCACGCATGTCCCGCCCACGGTGCCGCGCTCCACCATCACGACGTGCTTGCCCAGCTCGGTGGCCCGGATCGCGGCCGCAAACGCTCCGCCGCCGGAACCAATAATCGCCAGATCGAACTTTTCGTTTGTCATTCCAGATGTCTCTTCCCTGTGGTTCAAAAGCTCCTATGGAACCATTGTGAACCTTCCAGTACAATGGAAGGTCAAGTCAAGTGTGGTGGCCATTGGAAGGGAATCGGCGAACATGAGGATCGGACAGCTTGCGGAAGCAACCGGAACCACGACCAAGACCCTGCGGTTCTACGAGGAGTCGGGGCTGCTCCCTCCGGCCGAGCGATTGGCCTCCGGCTATCGGGACTACGCCGAGGATGCCGTGGGTCGGGTCGGGTTCATCCACCGGGGCCAGGCCGCCGGGCTGACCCTCGCCCAGATCCGCCAGATCCTCGACATCCGCGACGGCGGCCAGGCGCCCTGCGAGCACGTGCGCGACCTGCTTGACGTGCGCCTCGCTGAGATCGAGCAGCAGATCGCGCAGCTCTCCGTGCTGCGCGACACTATCGCGGACCTCAGACAGGACGCCGCACACCCGGACCCTGAAACGTGCAGCACCGATCAAGTGTGTAGGTACTTGTAATCCAATTGGGCACACCTCCTGGACCGCCAAAAGGCTCTCGCAAAAAGATACCGCCAGATTTACAAAATTGAGGAAGAGCTCATCAGCAAAATCGACAAATTGACTGACGTAGTAGTCATCCCTAACGCGTAAGACCTGCACGCTGCTTGTACAAATGATAGTTTCGTGATGACGCTGGGGTGGGTTCCTGCTCCGCAGGCGTCCGAAGGCCCTGGGTCGAGCAATCCCCCCTGCTCCCCGGGGTCTTCCGCTATCTGAGAACCTTGCTTCACCCGGGTTCTCTCATTCTTCACTGCCGGATGAAGACTGAATCAATCTACAAGGTGATGTAGGCAATGGGCGGCAATACTAACTTAGGCACAGCCAAGACTGCCAAGAAGGACGAGTTCTACACGCAGTGGAATGACATTGAAAACGAGATGCAAGCCTATCTCGAATACGACCCCGACGTATTCAGAGGTAAGACAGTTCTGCTGCCGTGTGACGACCCGGGGCAAGTAACTTCACCAAGTACTTTGCACTGA is a window of Corynebacterium pseudogenitalium DNA encoding:
- a CDS encoding cytochrome c biogenesis CcdA family protein, giving the protein MTALLALAFAAGMIAPVNPCGFALLPAWIAQTIGDARTRPLALRLAHGLRAGLALSFGFAGTLAAFGLIVSAGARTLISAAPWLGMATGVILLLLGLAMLTGLTPRLRLPAWATKPRTQEAAGAGHKTGRMVAFGVGYAAASLGCTLGVLLAVIAQAQAVASYAGLLAVFAAYAAGSATVLMLVSAGTAIAGAALGRRITGLAKHSNRIAAFILTITGAYLSWYWYPAATGGTAQANSLAVWSAAASAWISDNSTLIAALAAAVVLASALAALNRRRRLRIRQGTPPTGEGPGQSGEPDCCTPTPDNNSTEDRPGTIP
- a CDS encoding TlpA family protein disulfide reductase, producing MTYPRSRRSLSVPRPRHLASALFLTAAMALTTACASSPSGPSAAPGGSSPDAAGAVAVTVSDIDGTTRTIPDGKPAALFFFSVGCGECVKGADSLNKASTALGSSADYLLVDVDPREPKETINGFRDYIKAPELPAVIDTGATLTTRYKVTSISTLVVVDAKGDVTFRATDPSAEKIQEELTKAGAQ
- the merB gene encoding organomercurial lyase MerB codes for the protein MTATDQALTYLLSPARSGIDPELFVPLLRLLAEGEPVTVAELATASGRSEDTVRQGLAAVPDTEYDDEGRIIGLALTMRPTPHRFTLAGEQLYTWCALDTLFFPALIGKAATIESTSPGSGTLIRVMTGADGTVTSVQPATAVVSIISHPGTGPVRSSFCNQVHYFASREDAQPWLDSHPDGEVLDIEAAHRAGAAMAAALLAAAATRAPAAQDSCC
- the merA gene encoding mercury(II) reductase, which gives rise to MTNEKFDLAIIGSGGGAFAAAIRATELGKHVVMVERGTVGGTCVNTGCVPSKALLAAAEARHVALDSARFPGVAASAGPVDMPALIQGKAALVESMRTEKYVDLAADYGWTMISGDASFTGTQDAPLLRVISPDGAVRTIEAGHYLVATGSAPYVPPVPGLAEAGYLTSTTAMELDEVPESMLILGGGYVALEMAQLFSRLGSRVTMLVRSRLASQEEPEASKALAGVFADEGIRVVRRAMADSVASGPDGVSVTANVAGGEEVFRASHILVALGRRPVTEGLDLDAVGVKTGASGEIVVDSRLATSNPRVWAAGDATGHREFVYVAAAHGALAVDNAFTDALAEVDYRHLPRVTFTSPAIGAVGMTEKEAVAAGISCECRVLPLEYVPRAVVNRDTRGFIKVVADRDTGRILGLSAVAKDAGEIAAAGVYILEAGMTTAQVAAAWSPYLTMAEGIRIAAKAFNTDVSKLSCCA
- a CDS encoding heavy metal-responsive transcriptional regulator; its protein translation is MRIGQLAEATGTTTKTLRFYEESGLLPPAERLASGYRDYAEDAVGRVGFIHRGQAAGLTLAQIRQILDIRDGGQAPCEHVRDLLDVRLAEIEQQIAQLSVLRDTIADLRQDAAHPDPETCSTDQVCRYL